The following are encoded together in the Citrobacter arsenatis genome:
- the carA gene encoding glutamine-hydrolyzing carbamoyl-phosphate synthase small subunit, giving the protein MIKSALLVLEDGTQFHGRAIGATGSAVGEVVFNTSMTGYQEILTDPSYSRQIVTLTYPHIGNVGTNEADAESSQVHAQGLVIRDLPLIASNFRDTEDLSSYLKRHNIVAIADIDTRKLTRLLREKGAQNGCIIAGDNPDAALALEKAKAFPGLNGMDLAKEVTTAEPYSWTQGSWTLAGDLPEAKSADELPFHVVAYDFGAKRNILRMLADRGCRLTVVPAKTSAEEVLKMNPDGIFLSNGPGDPAPCDYAITAIQKFLETDLPVFGICLGHQLLALASGAKTIKMKFGHHGGNHPVKDIDNNTVMITAQNHGFAVDEASMPANLRVTHKSLFDGTLQGIHRTDKPAFSFQGHPEASPGPHDAAPLFDHFIELIEQYRQSAK; this is encoded by the coding sequence TTGATTAAGTCAGCGCTATTGGTTCTGGAAGACGGAACCCAGTTTCACGGTCGGGCCATAGGGGCAACAGGTTCGGCGGTTGGGGAAGTCGTTTTCAATACTTCAATGACCGGTTATCAAGAAATCCTCACTGATCCTTCCTATTCCCGCCAAATCGTCACTCTTACTTATCCTCATATCGGTAATGTCGGCACCAATGAAGCCGATGCAGAATCTTCTCAGGTACATGCGCAAGGTCTGGTTATCCGCGACCTGCCGCTGATTGCCAGTAACTTCCGTGATACTGAAGACCTCTCTTCTTACCTCAAGCGCCATAACATTGTGGCGATTGCCGATATCGATACCCGTAAGCTGACGCGTTTGCTGCGTGAAAAGGGCGCACAGAACGGCTGCATCATCGCGGGCGATAACCCGGATGCGGCGCTGGCACTGGAAAAAGCCAAAGCTTTCCCAGGCCTGAACGGTATGGACCTGGCGAAAGAAGTAACCACCGCGGAGCCTTATAGCTGGACGCAGGGGAGCTGGACGCTGGCCGGTGACCTGCCGGAAGCGAAATCTGCCGATGAGCTGCCGTTCCACGTTGTGGCTTACGACTTCGGCGCCAAACGTAACATTCTGCGTATGTTAGCGGACCGTGGCTGCCGCCTGACGGTTGTGCCGGCGAAAACCTCTGCAGAAGAGGTTCTGAAGATGAATCCGGATGGTATCTTCTTGTCCAACGGCCCTGGCGACCCGGCACCGTGCGACTACGCGATTACCGCGATTCAGAAATTCCTCGAAACCGATCTTCCGGTATTTGGCATTTGCCTCGGCCATCAGCTGCTGGCGCTGGCGAGCGGTGCGAAGACCATTAAGATGAAGTTTGGTCACCACGGCGGCAACCATCCGGTAAAAGATATTGATAACAACACCGTGATGATCACCGCGCAAAACCACGGATTTGCGGTTGATGAGGCTTCCATGCCTGCCAATCTGCGCGTGACCCATAAGTCACTGTTCGACGGCACCCTGCAGGGGATTCATCGTACCGACAAACCGGCGTTCAGCTTCCAGGGGCACCCTGAAGCGAGTCCGGGTCCGCACGACGCTGCACCGCTGTTCGACCACTTTATCGAGCTTATTGAGCAATACCGTCAGTCCGCGAAATAA
- the carB gene encoding carbamoyl-phosphate synthase large subunit, which produces MPKRTDIKSILILGAGPIVIGQACEFDYSGAQACKALREEGYRVILVNSNPATIMTDPEMADATYIEPIHWEVVRKIIEKERPDAVLPTMGGQTALNCALELERQGVLAEFGVTMIGATADAIDKAEDRRRFDIAMKKIGLDTARSGIAHTMEEALAVAADVGFPCIIRPSFTMGGTGGGIAYNREEFEEICERGLDLSPTNELLIDESLIGWKEYEMEVVRDKNDNCIIVCSIENFDAMGIHTGDSITVAPAQTLTDKEYQIMRNASMAVLREIGVETGGSNVQFAVNPKNGRLIVIEMNPRVSRSSALASKATGFPIAKVAAKLAVGYTLDELMNDITGGRTPASFEPSIDYVVTKIPRFNFEKFVGANDRLTTQMKSVGEVMAIGRTQQESLQKALRGLEVGATGFDPKVSLDDPEALTKIRRELKDAGAERIWYIADAFRAGLSVDGVFNLTNIDRWFLVQIEELVRLEEKVTDLGINGLDADFLRVLKRKGFADARLAKLAGVREAEIRKLRDQYNLHPVYKRVDTCAAEFATDTAYMYSTYEDECEANPSVDRDKIMVLGGGPNRIGQGIEFDYCCVHASLALREDGYETIMVNCNPETVSTDYDTSDRLYFEPVTLEDVLEIVRIEKPKGVIVQYGGQTPLKLARALEAAGVPVIGTSPDAIDRAEDRERFQQAVDRLKLKQPANATVTAIEQAVEKAKEIGYPLVVRPSYVLGGRAMEIVYDEADLRRYFQTAVSVSNDAPVLLDRFLDDAVEVDVDAICDGEMVLIGGIMEHIEQAGVHSGDSACSLPAYTLSQEIQDVMRQQVQKLAFELQVRGLMNVQFAVKNNEVYLIEVNPRAARTVPFVSKATGVPLAKVAARVMAGKTLAQQGVTKEVIPPYYSVKEVVLPFNKFPGVDPLLGPEMRSTGEVMGVGRTFAEAFAKAQLGSSSTMKKQGRALLSVREGDKERVVDLAAKLLKFGFELDATHGTAIVLGEAGINPRLVNKVHEGRPHIQDRIKNGEYTYIINTTEGRQAIEDSKLIRRSALQYKVHYDTTLNGGFATAMALNADATEKVTSVQEMHAQIKKA; this is translated from the coding sequence ATGCCAAAACGTACAGACATAAAAAGTATCCTGATTCTGGGCGCGGGTCCGATTGTTATCGGTCAGGCGTGTGAGTTTGACTACTCCGGCGCGCAGGCGTGTAAAGCCCTGCGTGAAGAGGGTTACCGCGTTATTCTGGTGAACTCCAACCCGGCAACCATCATGACCGACCCAGAAATGGCCGATGCCACCTACATCGAGCCGATTCACTGGGAAGTAGTACGCAAAATCATTGAGAAAGAGCGTCCGGACGCGGTGCTGCCAACCATGGGCGGTCAGACGGCGCTGAACTGTGCGCTGGAACTGGAACGTCAGGGCGTACTGGCTGAGTTCGGCGTGACCATGATTGGTGCGACGGCGGATGCCATCGATAAAGCGGAAGACCGTCGTCGCTTCGATATCGCGATGAAGAAGATTGGTCTCGACACCGCGCGTTCAGGCATCGCTCACACCATGGAAGAAGCGCTGGCGGTTGCCGCTGACGTTGGCTTCCCGTGCATTATCCGCCCTAGCTTCACCATGGGCGGCACCGGCGGCGGTATCGCCTACAACCGCGAAGAGTTCGAAGAAATCTGCGAACGCGGTCTGGACCTCTCCCCAACCAATGAGCTGCTGATTGATGAATCGCTGATTGGCTGGAAAGAGTACGAGATGGAAGTGGTGCGTGATAAAAACGACAACTGCATCATCGTCTGCTCCATCGAAAACTTCGACGCGATGGGTATCCATACCGGTGACTCCATCACCGTAGCACCGGCCCAGACGCTGACCGACAAAGAATATCAAATCATGCGTAACGCCTCGATGGCGGTACTGCGTGAAATCGGCGTGGAAACCGGCGGTTCTAACGTCCAGTTTGCGGTAAACCCGAAAAACGGCCGTCTGATTGTCATCGAGATGAACCCACGCGTATCCCGTTCTTCTGCGCTGGCATCTAAAGCCACCGGTTTCCCGATTGCGAAAGTCGCCGCCAAGCTGGCCGTAGGTTACACCCTCGACGAACTGATGAACGACATCACCGGTGGCCGTACTCCGGCGTCCTTCGAGCCGTCCATCGACTACGTTGTGACGAAAATTCCACGCTTCAACTTCGAGAAGTTTGTTGGCGCTAACGACCGTCTGACCACGCAGATGAAATCTGTCGGCGAAGTGATGGCGATTGGTCGCACCCAGCAAGAATCGCTGCAGAAAGCGCTGCGCGGTCTGGAAGTCGGCGCGACCGGCTTCGACCCGAAAGTGAGCCTCGACGATCCGGAAGCATTAACCAAAATCCGCCGCGAGCTGAAAGACGCGGGCGCTGAGCGTATCTGGTACATCGCCGATGCGTTCCGTGCTGGCCTGTCCGTCGATGGCGTGTTCAACCTGACCAACATCGACCGCTGGTTCCTGGTACAGATTGAAGAACTGGTGCGTCTGGAAGAAAAAGTCACCGACCTTGGTATCAACGGCCTCGACGCTGACTTCCTGCGCGTACTGAAGCGTAAAGGCTTCGCCGATGCGCGTCTGGCGAAACTGGCTGGCGTACGCGAAGCGGAAATCCGCAAGCTGCGTGACCAATATAACCTGCACCCGGTCTACAAGCGCGTGGATACCTGTGCGGCAGAATTTGCCACTGACACCGCTTACATGTACTCCACTTATGAAGATGAGTGTGAAGCGAATCCGTCCGTCGACCGCGATAAAATCATGGTGCTGGGCGGTGGTCCAAACCGTATCGGCCAGGGTATCGAGTTTGACTACTGCTGCGTACACGCCTCGCTGGCGCTGCGCGAAGACGGTTACGAGACCATCATGGTCAACTGTAACCCGGAAACGGTTTCTACCGATTACGACACCTCCGACCGCCTGTACTTCGAGCCGGTCACGCTGGAAGACGTCCTGGAAATCGTGCGTATCGAGAAGCCGAAAGGCGTTATCGTGCAGTACGGCGGCCAGACCCCGCTGAAGCTGGCGCGGGCGCTGGAAGCAGCAGGAGTGCCGGTTATCGGCACCAGCCCGGATGCCATCGACCGTGCGGAAGACCGCGAGCGTTTCCAGCAGGCGGTTGACCGTCTGAAGCTGAAACAACCGGCGAACGCTACCGTGACGGCTATCGAACAAGCTGTTGAGAAGGCGAAAGAGATTGGTTACCCGCTGGTGGTACGCCCGTCCTACGTACTCGGCGGCCGCGCGATGGAAATCGTCTACGACGAAGCCGACCTGCGTCGCTACTTCCAGACTGCGGTCAGCGTTTCTAACGATGCGCCGGTGCTGTTAGACCGTTTCCTTGATGATGCGGTTGAAGTGGACGTCGATGCTATCTGCGATGGCGAAATGGTGCTGATTGGCGGCATCATGGAGCACATCGAACAGGCCGGCGTGCACTCCGGTGACTCCGCATGTTCTCTGCCAGCGTACACCCTGAGCCAGGAAATTCAGGATGTGATGCGCCAGCAGGTGCAGAAACTGGCCTTCGAGCTGCAGGTTCGCGGTCTGATGAACGTTCAGTTTGCGGTGAAGAATAACGAAGTTTACCTGATTGAAGTGAACCCGCGTGCAGCGCGTACCGTTCCGTTCGTTTCCAAGGCAACAGGCGTACCGCTGGCAAAAGTTGCGGCGCGCGTGATGGCCGGGAAAACGCTGGCACAGCAGGGCGTCACCAAAGAAGTTATCCCGCCATACTACTCGGTAAAAGAAGTGGTGCTGCCGTTCAACAAATTCCCCGGCGTTGACCCGCTGTTAGGGCCAGAAATGCGCTCTACCGGTGAGGTGATGGGCGTGGGACGCACCTTCGCAGAAGCGTTCGCCAAGGCCCAGCTGGGCAGCAGTTCCACCATGAAAAAACAGGGGCGTGCGCTGCTCTCCGTTCGCGAAGGCGATAAAGAGCGTGTGGTTGACCTGGCAGCGAAACTGCTGAAGTTTGGCTTCGAGCTGGATGCGACGCACGGTACGGCGATTGTGCTGGGTGAAGCGGGTATCAATCCACGTCTGGTGAACAAGGTGCATGAAGGTCGTCCGCACATTCAGGACCGTATCAAGAATGGCGAATATACCTACATCATCAACACCACCGAAGGTCGTCAGGCGATTGAAGACTCCAAGCTGATTCGTCGCAGCGCGCTGCAGTATAAAGTGCATTATGACACTACCCTGAACGGCGGTTTCGCGACGGCGATGGCGCTGAATGCGGATGCCACCGAGAAGGTGACCTCGGTTCAGGAAATGCACGCGCAGATCAAAAAGGCATAA